The genomic window GCAACAGCCGTCCATTGGAGTCCACCCATGCAAGACCAGAGTCAACAAGCCTGCCAAGCCGCCACCGCCATCAAGGCACTCGACGCCCTGTACGCCAAGTTTGTGCAAAGCGCCAAACTGCCGTCGCCCAACTGGAAGCCGGAGCTGGGCAATATTGCCGCGGCGCCATCGGGTATCACCTGCTACGGGCTGGGCTGCAAGATCACGGCCGCACCCCGCGCGGTAGCCCTGCACGGGCGCATCCAAGCGCTGGATTTTGACTTTGTGCACACCTGGGCGGGAGGTGACGATCCGCTGCTGCGCCTTTACCTGCAACCCACTGGCTGGTTCACACGCGATCTGTTGGGCCAAGAGCAGTTCCATACCCATGACGACCCTGCCATCAAGGATGACCTGGTGCTGGAGCTGTGCACGGCCCTGCTGGCATCGCCCGCCTTTGCACCCAAGCCGGGTACACCAGTGGTTGACACCACCCGTGTGGTCAGCCTGGGCGCCTCGTACCGCGGGCGGGTGCAGGCGGTGGGATAACAACTCGTCTAATCAAACCGGTAGCCCACTCCATGCACGGTACAGATGATCTCGGGGTGTTTGGCGTCCCGCTCCACCAGTTTACGTAGCTTGGAGATGTGCTGGTCCAGCGTGCGGCTGTTGGGAAAGTATTCGCGGCCCCAGCAGGTGTTGAACAGCGTGTCGCGGTCCACCACTTGGCCGCGTTGTTCGAACAGGCATTGCAAAATCTTGACATCGCGCAGACTCAGGTCCATCTGCTGCTCGCCCCGACGGGCGCGCAACTGGGTGGGGAACACCTCCAGGTCGCCCAGGCGCAGCGATTCGGGCGACAGCTCTTGGGCCGGGCGTTGCGCCAGCGTGCGGCGCGTGACCGCTCGGATGCGCGCGATGACTTCGCGTACCCCAAAGGGTTTGACGATGTAATCGTCAGCGCCCAGTTCCAGACCCACCACCCGGTCAATCTCTTCCGATTTTGCACTGATGAAAATCACCGGTACTTGTGTGTCCACGCGGCGGATCTCGCGGCACACGGCATAACCATCGCGCTTGGGCATCATGATGTCCAGCAAGATCAGTTGCGGTGCATGGGCGTGGAACAGCTGCAAGGCCTGCTCGCCATCACGCGCCAACACCGGCGTATAACCTTCGGCCTCTACCACCGCACACAGACCATCACCAATGTGCTGGTCGTCCTCGGCAATCAGAATCTTCATGGGGTCTCCTTGGCCTGCGGGGTGTGCAACGTGACCTGGAAGCAGGCGCCCTTGTCCACGTCCTGCACCACCAGGTTGCCCCCATGCAGTTGCGCCAGTTCGCGGGCAATACCCAGCCCAATGCCGGTGCCACTGACACCATCGGTCAGCCGCGAGCTGACCCGGTAAAACGGCTCAAAAATGCGATTGTGGTCCTGCGGCGCAATGCCAGGGCCAAAGTCGCGCACTTCAATCGTACTGACGTCTTGGTCTTGCCGGCTGCTGATGTGGATGGCACCACCTGCCGCTGCATACTTTTCGACATTGCTGACCAGGTTGTTCAGAATCTGTTCCAGTGCCTCAGGGTCCAGCATGACCCTTGCGGCTGCGTGGGCGTCCACCTGCACGGCGATGCCTTTGGCGTCCAACGCAGGCTGAAATGCGGCTACACACCGCGTAATCACGTCATCCACGCAGGCCGATTGCCGTGCCAGTCGCAGTTGTGACTTTTGCGACTGGCCCAGGCTCAGCACATTGGCAATCAGGCGCGACAGGCGCAGGCTCTCGGTGGTGATCACGCCGATGTATTGGTGCGCCTTGGCGCCATCTTGCACCGGTGCGTCCGCAAAGCTATCGGCCACCTCGGCCTCCAGCAGCTCCGCATACATGCGGATATTGGTCAGCGGCGTCTTCAACTCGTGCGACACCTGGTTCACAAAATTCACCCGTTGCTGGGCGGTGCGCAGCTCACGCTGGTGCTCTCGGTACAGGTAAAGGGCCAGACCGGCGAGTGCCAGGCCAATACTCAGTACCGCCGCCAAGATGCCGAAGGTGTTGACTGCTGCGCCGCCTTGCAGGGCTGGCGCAAAGTACTCCAGCTTCCAACTGGCCAAAGGGTGGCTCAGCGGCAGCATGGCTAGGCTGCGTTCCTTGTCGGCGGGTTGGTAAGGTCCCCACTCGTAGACCGTCCGACCACTGCCATTGACCAGCCGTGTGCGGGTCTGGACCGGACTTGTTTCCCCGCCGGTATTGGGCAGGCGCGTGATCACGTCGGATAACAGCGTAACCGGCGCCAGCTCCAAAGCGATGAGCCGGTTTTGCGGGTCACGCCACCAGAACAGATGGTGCAGTTGCGCATTCCAATGCCAGGCATACCAACCCGACTGCGCGGGGCCGGCTTCTGCCTTGTCCATGCCCTTGCCCACGGGTGACAAACGGAATTTCTTTGCGGAGCTACCCAGGCTTGAAGTAGTGGGTGCCATAGGCAGTGGGCCGCCCTGGGTCAGCAGACTGGGGTTGTCCCACAGTGCCGACGTGCGTTGCATAAACTGCTTCTCCGACTCGCTAAGCGGGGCGCCTGGGGCCGGTAGCACGCGGCTGCCGTCCGCCGCCATCACCAGCACTTGCTGCACATGCGCGGATTCCAGCGCCATTTTTTTCAAGCTATCGTTGTCCAGTGGCCGCAGCGTCAGTTGCGCCAGCAGGCTATCTTGCAAGTCCAAAAAATAAGCCTGAATGGCCTCGTCTACACCCTGCAACTGCGCGTGGACGAGGCCCTGCACCTGCGCCGCCGCCATCTGCTTTTCGTTGTGCGCCATGCGCAAACCCAACCACGCCAGGCCCGCCACGGGCAGCAGCACGATCAGTAGCAGGGTGATGGCGATCTTTTTTTGCAAAGTGGGATTCCTGGGTGAGGGTGTGGCTCAGCGCTGTTGCTTTTCCAGCTTGTACTGCTCTTCCTTCATTTTCTTGCGAGACACATTCCACTCGGCATTGTCTTTGGAGTCTAGCTTCGAAGCCTGGCTGCGCGACTCGGCTTCCATCGCGGCTAGGGCTGGAGCCGGTGCGGCGGCGCTACCCAAGGAGACGGCCTTGTCGGCCAGGTAGTTGCTGTTGGCCTGCATCACCTGCTTGGCTTCTTCCACCTTGCCGCTGTCGCGTAGCCGCAGGGCCTCTTTGCTCATCTCGTTGGATACCTGTTGCACAGCCGATTCCATGACCTTCTTGTCCGTGGCCTTGGCAACTGCCTCGGTCGATGCGCTAAAGCTGACCGCAACCGCACGGCTCATGTTGTCCTTGCTCTTGCTCTGCATGTTCAGATACGAGACATCGACCGCGGCCAGGTCCATTTGGGCGCCTGCTTTTCCGGCGGGCACTTCCACTTCCAGCACCACATATTTCTCCTGCTGGCTGTAGAGCTGGTTCATGCGCAGGCGCACCACGCCGTTGGTGATTTCACCTTCACGGCCCAGAATACGCACGGGGCGAATGCCGTGTTTGAGCCGAATGGTCAGTTCCACCTCTTGCGCCACGACCGAGCCCACATCGCCAAACTCGCGCTGAAAGATGCGTACCAGGTCGCGCGAGTTTTCAACAAACGCATGGTTGCCATCGCTGTTGGCGGCCAGTTGTGTCATCAGGTCTTCGTTGTAGGACGTGCCCAGCCCAATGGTCGTGACGCTGATGCCCTGGCGCGCCAGCATGGCGCCCAATTGGCCCAGCTCGGCGGGTGAACTGGGGCCAATATTGGCCTGGCCGTCCGACAGCAAGATGACGCGGTTGACGCGGGTCTTGTCCAGGAACTTGTGCACCTCGGCCGCACCCTTGCTGACACCGGCAAACAAGCCTGTGCCACCGGCCACGCGGATATTGTGAATGGCTTGTGTGATGCGGGCCTTGTCCGACACCTTGGTGGCGGGCACCACCACGTCGACCGTGTTGTCAAACGCCAGGATGGCGACGATGTCGTTGCTGCCCAGCCCATTCACGGCCATGGCGGCGGCCTCTTTGGCGCGATCGATGCGTTCGCCCGACATGGAGCCGGACTTGTCAATCACGATGGCCACATTGGCCAGTGGTCTATCGCCCTGGCTCGCCAGCTCAAAGCCGGTGAGCGCCACCTTAAGGAATGCGGTCTGTGCCTTGCCCGCTTGCACCACTGGCGTGGCCAGACTGGCTTGGAAGTCTATGGTCTTGGCCTGTGCGCCGTGTGCGGCCAGCAGGGCGGCGGTCAGCACCTGCAATAGATGGCGCCAGCGGGGGAGAAGGGGAACGGTTTTCATGGGAGGCTCCTGAAATGAAGGGTATCGCAGTGATGAAGGGTCATTGCAAGGCCAGTGTTTCGGATTCTCCCTTTTAGGTGGTGAAGCAAAGTTGAGAAATTTGTGAGAAATTTGTATGCGGGTGGCCCAGCGACCGCGCGCAATTTAGGCGATGGGCAAACCGCCGCGAGCCTGGGACAAGGTGTCATGCAGGTCCAGCACGTCGCGGGCTTCGAGGTGCACGACGCCGTTGCCTACGCTTTCCAGGAAGCTGCACGCGGCGTGGGACTTGGCCGCCGCTTCGTAGTCGGCGATCCAGGCGTTGCGAAGCGGTAACCGATCCGCAGCCACGGGCCACACACCGGGGCGCGGCCGCATAGGGCTCTGGATGCCGATGCGCCAAGGCTTGGCGGTAAGGCGCGCACGAAAGCATTGCTGGTTCAGGCACATGGCCACGTACAGTGGGTCGGTGCCCAGCGCAGCGAAAAACTCCGCGACGGCGGGCTCGTTGGGTTGGAAGAGCCTGTGTGTTGCGGCCACACGCAGGCCCGCTGGCGTCTTGTACACGCGGAGATTCCAGTCGGGGTGCCGGGCCACGAATGCGGCGATACGTTTACGAGCGGCTTGCTCGGCTCCACCGGCAGCAGCCTGTACCAAACGAAAAACGGGGCTAACCAGCGCAAAACCCAGCAGCAGTGTCAATACCACCAGGCCAATGCCGACCGCGCGCGAGCCACTCAGCCAAGCCGCCGCGCCACTGAGCAGTAACAGCGTCAGCATGAAGGCTGCGGTAAACCGCAGCGGCTGCCCATTCGGAAAATCGATGTCCGCAAACAGCACGTTGGGTGTATTCAAA from Rhodoferax sp. AJA081-3 includes these protein-coding regions:
- a CDS encoding response regulator transcription factor is translated as MKILIAEDDQHIGDGLCAVVEAEGYTPVLARDGEQALQLFHAHAPQLILLDIMMPKRDGYAVCREIRRVDTQVPVIFISAKSEEIDRVVGLELGADDYIVKPFGVREVIARIRAVTRRTLAQRPAQELSPESLRLGDLEVFPTQLRARRGEQQMDLSLRDVKILQCLFEQRGQVVDRDTLFNTCWGREYFPNSRTLDQHISKLRKLVERDAKHPEIICTVHGVGYRFD
- a CDS encoding cell wall metabolism sensor histidine kinase WalK → MQKKIAITLLLIVLLPVAGLAWLGLRMAHNEKQMAAAQVQGLVHAQLQGVDEAIQAYFLDLQDSLLAQLTLRPLDNDSLKKMALESAHVQQVLVMAADGSRVLPAPGAPLSESEKQFMQRTSALWDNPSLLTQGGPLPMAPTTSSLGSSAKKFRLSPVGKGMDKAEAGPAQSGWYAWHWNAQLHHLFWWRDPQNRLIALELAPVTLLSDVITRLPNTGGETSPVQTRTRLVNGSGRTVYEWGPYQPADKERSLAMLPLSHPLASWKLEYFAPALQGGAAVNTFGILAAVLSIGLALAGLALYLYREHQRELRTAQQRVNFVNQVSHELKTPLTNIRMYAELLEAEVADSFADAPVQDGAKAHQYIGVITTESLRLSRLIANVLSLGQSQKSQLRLARQSACVDDVITRCVAAFQPALDAKGIAVQVDAHAAARVMLDPEALEQILNNLVSNVEKYAAAGGAIHISSRQDQDVSTIEVRDFGPGIAPQDHNRIFEPFYRVSSRLTDGVSGTGIGLGIARELAQLHGGNLVVQDVDKGACFQVTLHTPQAKETP
- a CDS encoding VWA domain-containing protein, which translates into the protein MKTVPLLPRWRHLLQVLTAALLAAHGAQAKTIDFQASLATPVVQAGKAQTAFLKVALTGFELASQGDRPLANVAIVIDKSGSMSGERIDRAKEAAAMAVNGLGSNDIVAILAFDNTVDVVVPATKVSDKARITQAIHNIRVAGGTGLFAGVSKGAAEVHKFLDKTRVNRVILLSDGQANIGPSSPAELGQLGAMLARQGISVTTIGLGTSYNEDLMTQLAANSDGNHAFVENSRDLVRIFQREFGDVGSVVAQEVELTIRLKHGIRPVRILGREGEITNGVVRLRMNQLYSQQEKYVVLEVEVPAGKAGAQMDLAAVDVSYLNMQSKSKDNMSRAVAVSFSASTEAVAKATDKKVMESAVQQVSNEMSKEALRLRDSGKVEEAKQVMQANSNYLADKAVSLGSAAAPAPALAAMEAESRSQASKLDSKDNAEWNVSRKKMKEEQYKLEKQQR